The sequence below is a genomic window from Candidatus Dormiibacterota bacterium.
TCGTCGAAGGCGGCCCTGAACTTCGGCGTGATCGTGCTGATCATCGGTGCTTTATCCTGGCCGAACGTCGCGCGCTTGGTGCGCGCTTCGTTCCTGACGCTGCGCGAACGCGAGTTCGCGGAGGCCGCGCGGGCGCTGGGCAACAACGACATGCGGATCATTTTCCGCCACCTCTTGCCCAATGCGATCGCGCCGATCATCGTTCAGGCGACGCTCGACGTCGCCAACGTCATCGTCCTGGAGTCCACCCTTTCGTATCTAGGCTTCGGCATTCAGCCGCCGACGGCGTCGTGGGGCAACATGCTGGCCAACGCGCAAGCGACGCTACAGACGGCATGGTGGGCGGCCGTCTTCCCGGGTGTAGGAATCCTGCTAACGGTCCTTTCGATCAACTACATCGGCGACGGATTGCGCGATGCACTTGACCCGAACATGAGGTAGGGGATACTATCTATCGGTTGCCGCCCACCGGGCGGCTCCATGTACCTCTGTGCGCGAGTGGCGGAATTGGTAGACGCACTAGCTTGAGGTGCTAGCGCTGGCAACGGCGTGCTGGTTCGAGTCCAGTCTTGCGCACCAACCCGGAAAGCCTTGCAAACACTACGTTTGCGGGGCTTTTCTCTTTTTTGAATGTGCCGATTTTCGAGCGTTGCGAAAGTGAATGTATCTCACTTTGTATCTCACCTTCTGAAAACCGTATCCCAAGAGCCTAAAAGAAAATAGCCCTTTGCAGGGCCGTAGAGGGGTCTGAAGCGGTTTGCCAAGGCCTAAGTATCAGGTCAACCCTGAACCCGCTACCAGGGCCTCGAAACGCGCAGCTAGAGCCCCCTGGTCCTCGGGTATCGCGTGACTGTAGGTATCCAAGGTGATAGACGGCTTGGCATGGCCTAGACGTTTGCTCACAGCGACGATGAACGCCCCGTCCCGCAACAGCCGGGTGGCACAGGTATGCCGGAGGGCATGAAAGTGGGAGTGCGGGAGCTCGGCCTCTTTAAGCAGAGCAGTCCAAGCGCGATTGAAGTCGCGGCGGTCCCACGGCTCCCCGGTGGCCTTGGCGAACACGAACCCAGCATTTCGGAGGTTGGCTGCGAGGTGCTTTCGCAAAACGGCCACCGTCGAAGGCGCTAGTTGTATTTCCCGGTGAGAGGCGTCCGTCTTGGTTAGGTCCTCTAGCACAGGCCCACCAACCACGGTATTCAAGGTCCGACGAATTAGCATTTTATTACCCGCTAAATCGACTTTTTGTAAACCGAGAAGTTCGGCTTCTCTAGCCCCGGAATCTAAAGCTAAACGTATCAAAGCTTCCCAAGGCTTCCCGGCCACGTAATTCAATAGTTTCAATTCATCCTCTGGACTAAAAGCCTCGACGTTCGAAAACTTAGGCTTTTGCGGTTTAACCTGCTTCGGTAATTTAATCGGATTAAATTTGAATTTACGAAGTTCGACGCCTACTTCAAAGGCCGCATGAAGCGTTTTATAAATTCGAAATAGCGTTTGTTCCGAAGCTCCAGCCTTACGACGGCTGTCAAAATAAGTGATTATTTCCGCAGAGGTCAACTGGCTAATCTGGATTTTTTCGACTGCTTGCCCGTAAACGTGGGTCTTTAAAGTAGAAGTGACAAAAGCCCGATAAGTAATTCTGCAATTCGGACTTATCATCTCGAACCAGGAGCGCAAATACTCCCCTACAGTCCCAGGGGGCAGATTAGCCTCGCGCTGCTCCTCAACAAAACCGTCTATCTGGCGTTGGACCTCAGCCTTCCTGGTGCCGACAAACCACCTGGTTTTGCCCGCATGGTATACCCGGCCACGGTAGTACCCGGGCTTCAGGGGGTGCTTGCCGATAGATTGGGAGCCGTCTTTTCTAGCCATACTTAACTCCTACGCGTGCGATTGCCACCAGCCCTTTTCGGCCAGGTCCTGAACCTTCTTTTTACTATAATAATTCAATCTACCATGCCGAATGCGAGTTAATAGCCCGCTCTTCAGTACTACGGTGTAAAAAGTGGTTGGTCCACAACGTAAAATAAGCTGCGCTTCTTTAGCGCTAATGATTGAAGTGTTACCCTGCGGTAACTGTGACTCACGCATACTCGTTATATATAGGCTATTAGCACATGTTTCTGAACACCTCGAAATAAAAAAAAATGTTAGTAAAATACTCGAGCACAAATCGAGTGCTATATAATTGTCGCCAAAGCAAAATTAGTTTTTTCAGATGTTAGCCCAACGAAAAAACGCACTATGATATGGATGAACGACGGCAGGAATGCTGCCGAAGTTACTACCTCCGGTAGCATCGCAAGATAAGCGCCGAGGCGTGTCCCCTGCAGAGGGGCATTGAAAGCCCATCCGGTCCCGCGTTTATGGCGCGGTTAACGATGGGCGCACGATAACGATTGGTGACGGCACGCAAAGCCGGATTGCCTTTCTCCGACCGTGTCCCGCACGGCGGGCGTTGCTTAACGCAATGATGTCAAATGCTGCAGTCGTCGAAGCAGTTTCCGGGAAAAGACACCAATCGTCATCGTTTCTATTTTTAGTTCGTTTTCCGGCCTCCTCTGGGACCGCAAGGCCCCGCGCCGAGAGCCAGGGCACAAGTTTACGGCCCGGAGGCGACCACGCTCTATTAGGCCCCGAACGGTCTTTTCGGAGCAATTAAGGGCCCGCGCTACGTCTTTGATTTTCAGGACCATTAAAGAGTTCTTATAATTCCCTTCGTTTCCATGTATTATCCCGCGTCCTTAAGGGGTGTGTATTTCAATTTGCATTGACCGTCCCTATTATTACCAATGGGACGGTTGCGTCAAGCGGATTGCTAAAGTAATTTACTATTGCGCGAATACTCGGGCACGAATCGATTACTATATAATATGCGGCAATTTACAAATGCTTATTTCGGATGTTCGAATATCGAACAGGTGTAGCATTGATTCTCGTCGCCACTTCGCATCGGCAACCGCATCGCGAACTATCTACGTTACTTGATTATCAAAGGAAGCCGACGTGGAACCACCGTTCACCACGTCGGCTAGTTGCGCGAAAGCCAACATAGAACCATAAACAGATATTGCGCTATAGCTTTACTACGACATGTTACGAAGTCGGTTATTTTTTACTATATTAGTAAAGCGATGGTAACAATAGAGGGTA
It includes:
- a CDS encoding site-specific integrase is translated as MARKDGSQSIGKHPLKPGYYRGRVYHAGKTRWFVGTRKAEVQRQIDGFVEEQREANLPPGTVGEYLRSWFEMISPNCRITYRAFVTSTLKTHVYGQAVEKIQISQLTSAEIITYFDSRRKAGASEQTLFRIYKTLHAAFEVGVELRKFKFNPIKLPKQVKPQKPKFSNVEAFSPEDELKLLNYVAGKPWEALIRLALDSGAREAELLGLQKVDLAGNKMLIRRTLNTVVGGPVLEDLTKTDASHREIQLAPSTVAVLRKHLAANLRNAGFVFAKATGEPWDRRDFNRAWTALLKEAELPHSHFHALRHTCATRLLRDGAFIVAVSKRLGHAKPSITLDTYSHAIPEDQGALAARFEALVAGSGLT